A single window of Aspergillus puulaauensis MK2 DNA, chromosome 5, nearly complete sequence DNA harbors:
- a CDS encoding GNAT family N-acetyltransferase (COG:K;~EggNog:ENOG410QE18;~InterPro:IPR016181,IPR000182;~PFAM:PF13508,PF13673,PF08445,PF00583;~go_function: GO:0008080 - N-acetyltransferase activity [Evidence IEA]), whose amino-acid sequence MATNDFRIVSAQTPEHIATARELFTAYVEWLNIDLSFQSFKSELASLPGKYGAPHGELLLAYSSDNTPLGCVAVRPLSDEGKGQACEMKRLYVSPEARGMGLGKALIAAIVQRAKELGYKEMRLDTLPSRMQGAIQLYTRAGFVERHPYYETPMDETIFLALDLTQ is encoded by the coding sequence ATGGCTACCAACGACTTTCGCATCGTTTCAGCGCAGACACCAGAGCATATCGCTACGGCTAGGGAGCTGTTCACAGCCTATGTTGAATGGCTAAACATCGACCTCAGCTTCCAAAGCTTCAAGTCCGAACTGGCCTCGCTGCCGGGGAAGTATGGGGCTCCCCATGGAGAGCTTCTTCTCGCCTACAGCTCAGACAACACCCCTCTAGGCTGTGTCGCTGTCCGTCCTCTCAGCGACGAAGGCAAGGGACAGGCGTGCGAAATGAAACGGCTGTACGTTTCCCCCGAAGCACGAGGCATGGGCCTAGGCAAGGCCCTGATAGCTGCGATTGTGCAGCGCGCAAAGGAACTGGGATACAAAGAGATGAGGCTGGACACACTCCCTTCCAGGATGCAAGGTGCAATCCAACTGTATACGCGGGCTGGCTTTGTTGAGAGACATCCCTACTACGAGACTCCCATGGACGAAACAATCTTCCTCGCGCTCGACCTCACACAATAA
- a CDS encoding uncharacterized protein (SECRETED:SignalP(1-19)), translating into MHVWKQMLIFHSNLAAITAAGPSMSEDPSAVPGPHFLAHLPFSESPSSTIKIASVSASRFSASKEPEESSAIRVICRSSIAYVSPAQNPSTIGGLSSPTRLDAGHGR; encoded by the coding sequence ATGCACGTCTGGAAGCAAATGCTCATTTTCCATTCAAACCTTGCCGCTATCACTGCTGCAGGTCCCTCCATGTCCGAAGATCCAAGCGCAGTACCTGGCCCTCACTTCCTCGCACATCTCCCTTTTTCCGAATCACCATCTTCGACAATCAAAATTGCCTCCGTCTCGGCTTCGAGGTTTTCAGCCTCAAAAGAACCGGAAGAATCCTCCGCCATTCGCGTTATTTGCAGAAGTAGTATAGCATACGTTTCACCTGCGCAAAACCCGTCTACTATTGGCGGTCTATCTTCTCCCACCAGATTAGATGCAGGGCACGGTCGATAG
- a CDS encoding MFS transporter (COG:G;~EggNog:ENOG410Q2Z2;~InterPro:IPR020846,IPR011701,IPR036259;~PFAM:PF07690;~TransMembrane:12 (i66-86o106-125i132-151o157-179i191-215o227-244i295-319o339-357i377-401o407-427i448-467o473-495i);~go_function: GO:0022857 - transmembrane transporter activity [Evidence IEA];~go_process: GO:0055085 - transmembrane transport [Evidence IEA]), protein MMADKTGSSQQDTENSANESSGMESQSNTSASSTHPEVIEKSSILVDFSGPDDNLNAQNWPNLKKCYTFVLVSFATMVVAMTSSIFSTVIPTLSGIYGVSREVGTLGVSLYILGFATGPLIWAPFSELKGRRIPFTFSMFGFTVFSFATAASKDLQTTFICRFFAGFFGACSLTLSGAVCSDMLSPKTYTVGMVGFCVAVFAGPLLAPSIGGFIVMNEDLGWRWTHYLTGILGATSFASMLFFLDESYAPVILATKAKRLRHETQNWAIHAKHEELELHLSAIFHNFLMIPLKMLVLDPIILCMCVFGAFVYGLLYLFLTAYPIIFQQIHGMNPGVGGLPFLAVIAGQLLAGLAMYLRQPSLGRKIAANNGVLVPEWLLLTAIPGSAAFAAGLFWLGWSGYRRDIHWIVPTLSGFLTGFGLLTMFLPSIQYVVQSRRQRAASAIAAHTFLRSLAGSGFPLFATYMFNALGVQWALTLLGCFAACLVPIPVVLYVYGARIRAKSRMVL, encoded by the exons ATGATGGCAGATAAAACTGGCTCTTCTCAACAAGACACAGAAAACA GTGCGAATGAGTCCAGTGGAATGGAGTCGCAAAGTAACACGTCCGCATCTAGCACCCACCCAGAGGTGATTGAGAAGAGTTCTATACTCGTTGATTTCAGTGGTCCTGACGATAATCTCAATGCCCAAAACTGGCCCAACTTGAAAAA GTGCTATACCTTTGTCCTTGTTAGCTTCGCGACTATGGTTGTTGCAATGACAAGCAGTATCTTCTCAACGGTGATTCCCACATTATCAGGCATATACGGAGTCTCCAGGGAGGTTGGGACGCTCGGAGTATCGCTGTATATCCTCGGATTCGCAACCGGTCCCCTTATATGGGCGCCCTTTTCCGAGTTGAAGGGACGCCGAATACCCTTTACCTTCAGCATGTTCGGCTTCACCGTGTTCTCTTTTGCCACGGCAGCATCGAAAGACCTGCAGACAACTTTCATCTGCCGCTTTTTTGCCGGATTCTTCGGCGCTTGTTCGTTGACGCTTTCCGGTGCCGTATGTAGTGATATGCTGAGTCCCAAGACTTACACAGTTGGCATGGTTGGTTTCTGTGTAGCGGTATTTGCAGGACCTCTGTTAGCTCCGTCTATCGGTGGGTTTATTGTCATGAACGAGGATCTCGGCTGGCGATGGACACACTATCTCACAGGAATCCTTGGGGCGACGTCATTCGCATCGATGCTTTTCTTCCTAGACGAATCCTACGCACCTGTGATACTAGCCACCAAAGCAAAACGCCTCCGCCATGAAACCCAGAACTGGGCCATCCATGCAAAACACGAAGAGCTCGAGCTGCATCTCTCCGCAATCTTCCATAACTTCCTCATGATACCACTCAAGATGCTAGTCCTGGACCCCATCATCCTGTGCATGTGCGTCTTCGGCGCCTTCGTCTACGGCCTGCTCTATCTCTTCCTCACAGCATACCCGATAATCTTCCAGCAGATTCACGGTATGAACCCGGGAGTAGGCGGTCTCCCATTCCTAGCCGTCATCGCCGGCCAACTCCTAGCCGGTCTCGCAATGTACCTCCGGCAGCCGTCTCTAGGCCGCAAAATAGCAGCCAATAACGGAGTATTGGTGCCGGAGTGGCTACTCCTGACGGCAATACCAGGATCTGCAGCGTTCGCTGCAGGTCTCTTCTGGTTAGGCTGGTCCGGATACCGCCGCGATATTCATTGGATCGTCCCTACCCTCTCTGGGTTCCTCACAGGATTCGGCCTGTTAACCATGTTTCTCCCGTCCATTCAATATGTCGTCCAATCGAGACGGCAAAGGGCGGCGTCGGCTATTGCAGCACATACCTTCCTCCGCTCGCTGGCCGGGTCTGGATTTCCGCTGTTTGCGACGTATATG TTCAACGCGCTCGGCGTACAATGGGCATTGACCCTCCTAGGGTGCTTTGCGGCATGTCTAGTTCCAATCCCTGTTGTTCTTTACGTGTACGGGGCCAGGATTAGAGCGAAGAGTAGGATGGTGCTTTGA
- the brlA gene encoding C2H2 type transcription factor BrlA (COG:K;~EggNog:ENOG410PSQP;~InterPro:IPR036236,IPR013087;~PFAM:PF00096) yields the protein MASHCDPVTAPLQKHRSAQSLEDMRHQHNLSDRLTVEVDCSSLGSNECPSMTSSFSPLDSPTPTPTSLYSHGSLESPGWHEAGSLPSTYERHNTGAPPMRSAFRLAGMASTESLGLPYGNMETQERMPMSDFLSGYDENIEQLWMPSEAPKTYDHVTQGLAYPHNMHQYPTMPRNNNNYRHQPAAYLPESTTNPCLSRSIFHQPERVPTSMSMGNMVPWMPMADSIAPQTIAPSQVAPVTPPPSYTDFPTSLSAFKQHSPATPVRSCSLGTGSGADTPMSRLSGGACEYMDEFQPSPVYRDGFRGPHRMGSRKTLRRQTSKQNLMLENLPPIIKQVQFKCKEPGCNGRFKRQEHLKRHMKSHSKEKPHVCWVPGCHRAFSRSDNLNAHYTKTHSKRGGRNRYVATLDENSPDYDPDFRGQLTPDGRPIYGSKLEDAIPGAGDMGLDAWDE from the exons ATGGCTTCTCATT GTGATCCAGTCACAGCACCTCTTCAAAAACACCGCAGCGCTCAGTCGCTCGAAGATATGCGACACCAGCACAACCTCTCGGATCGTCTCACGGTTGAGGTTGACTGTTCTTCTCTAGGCTCCAACGAGTGTCCGTCTATGACCTCGAGCTTTTCTCCTCTCGACTCGCCCACACCTACTCCGACCAGCTTATACAGCCACGGTTCCTTGGAATCACCCGGTTGGCACGAAGCGGGATCACTTCCCAGCACCTACGAACGTCATAACACCGGGGCCCCTCCGATGCGGAGTGCCTTTCGCCTGGCCGGCATGGCTTCAACGGAGAGCTTGGGATTACCCTATGGCAACATGGAAACGCAGGAGCGGATGCCCATGAGTGACTTCCTCTCTGGGTATGACGAAAACATTGAACAACTGTGGATGCCGTCGGAGGCGCCTAAGACCTATGACCATGTCACTCAAGGACTCGCGTACCCTCACAACATGCATCAGTACCCAACCATGCCGcgaaacaacaacaactacCGCCATCAGCCGGCAGCTTATCTACCAGAGTCGACAACAAACCCTTGTTTGTCACGGTCAATATTCCATCAACCTGAGCGTGTTCCTACCTCAATGTCCATGGGCAACATGGTGCCTTGGATGCCCATGGCGGACTCGATTGCGCCGCAGACCATTGCCCCATCACAAGTTGCCCCAGTCACTCCGCCACCATCGTATACAGACTTTCCGACCTCTCTCAGTGCTTTCAAGCAACATAGCCCCGCCACGCCAGTCCGGTCCTGCTCTCTTGGGACGGGTTCCGGGGCAGATACCCCGATGAGCCGCCTTTCAGGTGGGGCCTGTGAGTACATGGACGAATTCCAGCCATCTCCAGTTTACCGGGACGGGTTCCGGGGGCCCCACCGTATGGGGTCTAGAAAGACGCTCAGACGGCAGACTTCCAAGCAGAACTTGATGCTAGAAAACCTTCCTCCGATCATCAAGCAGGTCCAGTTCAAGTGCAAAGAACCTGGCTGCAATGGACGATTCAAGCGTCAGGAGCACTTGAAGAGACACATGAAGAGCCATTCAAAGGAGAAGCCTCATGTCTGCTGGGTTCCCGGTTGCCACCGCGCCTTCTCACGGAGCGACAACCTGAACGCTCACTACACCAAGACACATAGCAAACGGGGTGGTCGCAACCGATACGTCGCAACACTGGACGAAAACAGCCCTGACTATGACCCCGACTTCCGTGGACAGCTGACACCAGATGGACGTCCGATCTACGGGTCCAAGCTGGAAGACGCAATTCCGGGCGCTGGCGACATGGGCCTGGACGCCTGGGACGAGTGA
- the swc5 gene encoding putative Swr1p complex component (Swc5) (COG:K;~EggNog:ENOG410PN3P;~InterPro:IPR011421,IPR027124;~PFAM:PF07572), with protein MPPDSAVTMADAEVDLDDEQYDSTDDEDFTLDQAADEDDAELSSSDDEGETAATGEPAAKKRKKTKAKTGDVAAGPEDAELDSGDEAMIRKAEKRKRKRKAGKKGAAAAEDDEDDVDFDEDEGGTGGFVRTRAMKMRIQEERKPLARIDGATIDVDALWAQMNVPDSEIGQAPSQETTKQDEAPPTNDVEMRDQENVTQPSATAQEKRSQTQYPDEMVKIKRKYKFAGEIITEDKVVPRDSAEAKLFFSGGQDGEAVEATGKDIATGNAAARHTIRLRRPLRKVSRFDPNPTGAIKKSWEKQPATEAGQGENARGPKINTVEKSRLDWANYVDRAGISDELRVHSKAKEGFLGRMDFLDRVDAAREEERRNARLKGV; from the exons ATGCCTCCCGATTCAGCAGTCACCATGGCCGACGCCGaagtcgacctcgacgacgagCAATACGACTccaccgacgacgaggacTTCACCCTCGACCAAGcggccgacgaagacgacgcaGAGCTCTCGTCTTCAGACGATGAGGGAGAAACTGCTGCGACGGGCGAGCCCGCAGcgaaaaagaggaagaagacgaaagcTAAGACGGGCGATGTGGCGGCGGGGCCGGAAGACGCGGAGCTGGATTCTGGCGATGAGGCTATGATTCGGAaggcggagaagaggaagaggaagaggaaggctgggaagaagggtgctgctgctgctgaggatgatgaggatgatgtggactttgatgaggatgaaggggGGACTGGGGGATTtgtgaggacgagggcgatgaagatgcggaT ACAGGAAGAGCGGAAGCCACTCGCGAGGATCGACGGAGCTACAATTGATGTCGATGCGCTATGGGCTCAAATGAACGTGCCTGACTCAGAGATTGGACAAGCTCCATCACAAGAGACAACGAAGCAAGACGAAGCGCCACCAACGAACGACGTCGAGATGCGCGACCAGGAGAATGTCACGCAACCAAGCGCAACAGCGCAAGAGAAACGATCGCAAACCCAGTACCCCGACGAGATGGTAAAAATCAAACGCAAATACAAGTTCGCCGGCGAAATCATCACCGAAGATAAAGTTGTCCCTCGAGACTCGGCGGAAGCGAAACTATTCTTCTCAGGCGGCCAAGACGGTGAAGCAGTAGAAGCAACAGGAAAAGACATCGCGACGGGCAACGCTGCCGCAAGACACACTATCAGACTCCGCCGCCCGCTGCGCAAAGTCTCTCGTTTCGACCCTAACCCCACGGGGGCAATCaagaagagctgggagaAACAGCCTGCTACCGAAGCCGGCCAGGGGGAGAACGCCCGCGGACCGAAGATCAATACTGTCGAGAAGTCGCGGCTGGATTGGGCTAATTATGTTGACCGTGCTGGTATCAGCGACGAACTTAGAGTCCATAGtaaggcgaaggagggctTCCTCGGCCGTATGGATTTCTTGGACCGCGTCGATGCTgcgagggaggaggaaagaaggaatGCGAGGTTGAAGGGGGTATGA
- the RNY1_2 gene encoding ribonuclease T2-like (COG:A;~EggNog:ENOG410PHXQ;~InterPro:IPR018188,IPR033697,IPR001568,IPR033130, IPR036430;~PFAM:PF00445;~SECRETED:SignalP(1-26);~go_function: GO:0003723 - RNA binding [Evidence IEA];~go_function: GO:0033897 - ribonuclease T2 activity [Evidence IEA]), with protein sequence MAFKKSISSAGMLALSAMQFAPSVLADAQTCPNDSPLSCSSSSEKASCCFNNPGGALLLTQFWDYDPSTGPSDSWTLHGLWPDNCDGTYEANCDDSREYSNITAIIEDSGSSELLADMNKYWKDYQGDDESFWEHEWNKHGTCINTIEPDCYDDYSPQEEVVDYLQKAVDLFKKLDSYKALSAAGITPSESKTYTLDAIHEALGDIHDGYAPYVSCDGDNLNELWYFYYVRGNLVTGSFEPAEKLTDSKCPKSGIKYVPKEGAKSTSTSSSSVTIPPTGSSTGTPSGTPTGSPTGSPTGSPTGTPTGAPEDTMTIFAH encoded by the exons ATGGCCTTCAAGAAGTCGATTTCCTCTGCAGGCATGCTGGCCTTGTCTGCCATGCAGTTCGCACCCAGCGTCCTAGCCGATGCTCAAACCTGCCCCAACGACTCCCCTCTCAGCTGCTCGAGTTCCTCCGAGAAGGCCTCCTGCTGCTTCAACAACCCGGGCGGAGCTCTCCTCCTAACCCAATTCTGGGACTACGACCCTTCCACTGGTCCCAGCGACTCATGGACCCTCCACGGTCTTTG GCCTGACAACTGCGATGGCACCTACGAGGCAAACTGCGACGACTCGCGCGAGTACTCCAACATCACTGCCATCATCGAGGACTCGGGCAGCTCCGAGCTTCTCGCCGACATGAACAAGTACTGGAAGGACTACCAGGGCGATGACGAGTCGTTCTGGGAGCACGAGTGGAACAAGCATG GAACCTGCATCAACACTATTGAGCCAGACTGCTACGACGACTACTCCCCGCAGGAGGAGGTCGTCGATTACCTCCAGAAGGCCGTTGACCTGTTCAAGAAGCTTGACAGCTACAAG GCTCTCTCCGCCGCGGGAATCACCCCCTCCGAGTCAAAGACTTACACCCTAGACGCCATCCACGAAGCCCTCGGCGACATCCACGACGGCTACGCCCCCTACGTCTCCTGCGACGGCGACAACCTGAACGAGCTCTGGTACTTCTACTATGTCCGGGGCAACCTGGTCACCGGGTCATTTGAGCCTGCTGAGAAGC TCACCGACTCCAAGTGCCCCAAGTCCGGTATCAAGTATGTGCCCAAGGAGGGCGCTaagagcaccagcaccagctctAGCTCGGTTACTATTCCTCCTACTGGTTCTTCTACCGGTACCCCGTCCGGAACCCCTACTGGGTCTCCTACTGGTTCTCCTACTGGGTCTCCTACTGGAACCCCTACTGGAGCGCCTGAGGACACAATGACAATCTTTGCTCATTAG
- a CDS encoding uncharacterized protein (COG:S;~EggNog:ENOG410PRUF;~TransMembrane:4 (i36-57o84-106i118-141o196-222i)), with protein sequence MASAPSLAGSYHASCASNEEESSFLKRIRLLHSVRLGLSFLALGISISIIACEAVPYRHYRHTSSFESVGLYLWPLNFDLRPTIAILACGCVIAFLSLVFIVVALLPSPHSHIRRVNLAAVTTSAAGFITSLVGLVFAIYLPGSSYPLDFDGVETLHSWTCKWKVSHNLPLGFSDAANETVSPAPANFARDCSATYAAFVLLGFLIGLEVIMGVAAGLGTWLELSVARQRAHDQYQLEKVGTTFKYGR encoded by the exons ATGGCGTCTGCACCGTCGCTAGCAGGATCTTATCACGCATCCTGTGCGTCTAATGAGGAAGAATCGAGCTTCCTCAAGCgaatccgcctcctccactcGGTCCGACTCGGACTTTCATTCCTTGCCCTGGGAATTTCCATCTCTATAATTGCTTGTGAAGCGGTGCCCTACCGCCATTACCGACACACATCCTCCTTTGAGAGCGTCGGGCTATACCTATGGCCCTTGAATTTTGACCTGCGCCCAACAATCGCAATCCTCGCATGCGGCTGCGTGATTGCATTTCTGAGCTTAGTTTTTATTGTTGTAGCTCTCCTACCATCA CCGCATTCCCACATCAGACGCGTCAATCTCGCCGCAGTAACAACATCCGCAGCAGGATTCATCACCTCCCTCGTCGGCCTCGTCTTTGCCATATACCTCCCAGGCTCCTCCTACCCGTTGGACTtcgacggcgtcgagacCCTCCACTCCTGGACCTGTAAGTGGAAGGTTTCTCACAACCTCCCTTTAGGATTCTCCGACGCCGCAAACGAGACTGTctcgccggcgccggcgaaCTTCGCTCGAGACTGCTCTGCCACCTATGCGGCGTTTGTCCTGCTTGGATTCCTCATAGGGCTTGAGGTTATCATGGGCGTCGCTGCAGGTTTGGGCACTTGGCTTGAGTTGAGTGTTGCGAGACAGCGCGCGCATGATCAGTATCAGCTTGAGAAGGTTGGGACGACGTTCAAGTATGGGAGGTAA